Proteins from one Streptomyces genisteinicus genomic window:
- a CDS encoding GlsB/YeaQ/YmgE family stress response membrane protein, with product MGIISWIVLGLLAGAIAKFLLPGRDPGGLVGTTLIGIAGAFTGGWLSAEFFDRPVQNQFFDLATWGAAIGGSLVLLIAYRILFGNSRD from the coding sequence ATGGGCATCATCAGCTGGATCGTCCTCGGACTCCTGGCCGGAGCCATCGCCAAGTTCCTGCTGCCCGGGCGGGACCCCGGCGGCCTCGTCGGCACCACGCTCATCGGCATAGCCGGCGCCTTCACCGGCGGCTGGCTCTCCGCCGAGTTCTTCGACCGGCCCGTGCAGAACCAGTTCTTCGACCTCGCCACCTGGGGTGCGGCCATCGGCGGCTCCCTGGTCCTGCTGATCGCCTACCGCATCCTCTTCGGCAACTCCCGCGACTGA
- a CDS encoding twin-arginine translocase TatA/TatE family subunit, producing MFGISELAIILIVLVLVLGAKRLPELARSLGKSARILKSEARAMKSDRTPSATTTPPVLHEPSSGHTVRPAPGDALGRPAVRPETDTDAPRI from the coding sequence ATGTTCGGCATCAGCGAACTCGCCATCATCCTCATCGTCCTCGTCCTGGTCCTCGGCGCCAAGAGGCTGCCCGAACTCGCCCGCTCCCTGGGCAAGTCCGCCCGCATCCTCAAGAGCGAGGCCAGAGCGATGAAGTCCGACCGGACGCCGTCCGCCACGACGACCCCGCCGGTCCTCCACGAGCCGTCGTCCGGCCACACCGTCCGCCCCGCCCCCGGCGACGCGCTCGGCCGCCCCGCCGTCCGGCCGGAGACGGACACGGACGCACCACGGATCTGA
- a CDS encoding ABC transporter permease, with the protein MRGPRVYLLLAGAAFRAEFQYRGNLFVNIIGGLFYQGVGLAFIWAVLDRFGQVGGWGLGEIAFLYGLRLTAHGLWLLPGHQLIHVDEVVVEGEYDRYLVRPVPPLVQLLTRRVRLSSLGDLAGGVVLLSIASAQAPVDWSPGAVCFLVLAVVGGALVEGSLQLAASALVFRMKRVSPLKFAIDMIFSDFGNYPLKIFGPVAGFGLTFVFPLAFVAYLPATVLMDREEELAVPQWLAWGAPGIGVLLMYAAFRFWERQSRHYESSGH; encoded by the coding sequence GTGCGGGGTCCGCGTGTCTATCTGCTGCTGGCCGGTGCGGCGTTCCGCGCCGAGTTCCAGTACCGGGGGAACCTGTTCGTCAACATCATCGGCGGCCTGTTCTACCAGGGCGTCGGACTGGCCTTCATCTGGGCGGTCCTGGACCGGTTCGGCCAGGTCGGCGGCTGGGGTCTCGGGGAGATCGCCTTCCTCTACGGGCTGCGGCTCACCGCCCACGGCCTGTGGCTGCTCCCCGGCCACCAGCTGATCCACGTCGACGAGGTCGTCGTGGAGGGCGAGTACGACCGCTACCTGGTGCGCCCCGTCCCGCCGCTGGTCCAGCTCCTCACCCGCCGGGTGCGGCTGAGCTCGCTGGGCGACCTCGCGGGCGGTGTCGTCCTGCTCTCCATCGCCTCGGCCCAGGCGCCGGTCGACTGGTCGCCGGGAGCCGTCTGCTTCCTGGTGCTGGCCGTGGTGGGCGGTGCGCTGGTCGAGGGTTCCCTGCAACTGGCCGCCTCCGCACTGGTGTTCAGGATGAAGCGGGTGTCGCCCCTGAAGTTCGCCATCGACATGATCTTCAGCGACTTCGGCAACTACCCCCTGAAGATCTTCGGTCCGGTGGCCGGCTTCGGGCTGACCTTCGTCTTCCCGCTGGCCTTCGTCGCGTATCTGCCGGCGACCGTGCTGATGGACCGCGAGGAGGAGCTCGCCGTGCCCCAGTGGCTCGCCTGGGGGGCTCCGGGCATCGGAGTGCTGCTGATGTACGCCGCGTTCCGCTTCTGGGAGCGGCAGTCCCGCCACTACGAGAGCAGCGGGCACTGA